The Epinephelus lanceolatus isolate andai-2023 chromosome 19, ASM4190304v1, whole genome shotgun sequence DNA segment GCagttgagaaaatgtagtgGGAAGGAACGGTCTAATAGCaaagtaaagcagtaaaaatattctaaatatagtgcacactttGAATGATGCAGATTGACGATAGAGATTTTTTCGGTGGGTCTTTTTttataggtggctaaaatacattttgctgctgcccccatccacagcagtacattgctttgcTTCCTTGGCAGTACTCCTGTTTGTTTCTCCAAACTAGAAGGATGCTGACTGTCATCTCCTGTTGGTAATACACTGATTATATTTAAGTAACTCATACAGCCCATCCTTAAAAAGTCCGAACTATCCATTTAAGGTGGCGCATGAAAGAGACTTAAGGCCCAAAAACAGAGATGACAAACTAGTACTTGACTAATTAGTACCAAAGGCAACAAACAAATGTACAGTATAACTTCCATTCGCCCTAGTCATTTTAGGAGGTATTAGCTAGCATATATGTATACTAGAatccataaaaaaataaataagttgaCTTCATTAGGATGCATGTGTTGATTTTAACGTACTGGCAGAAGTTGCTTCatcctgtaaaaaaaataaaccctCGGAGACCCATTTTTCGTTTGTTGCAAATGGCACTAACTGTATTTGGGGTGGAACGTTTCACAAAAGTCACGGTTCAGTACATACCTCGGCATTGAGGTCACAGTTCGGTGTGTTTTCGGTACAGTGAGGAAAAAGTGGCGGTGCCTGCTTGGGTGCACTCATTCCTGAGAGTTGAtttcacaaagaaaataatttacCATTAATAATTAACTGTAAGAACGTCatgaaaacagtcattttgAGGAGACAGAGTTGGAAACTATGCCCTATGATAAAGCTTATTGctttaaaaatggaaatgtgtAGCTCGCAAGGAAGACAATGTTTacattaaaatgataaatgaggcaaaaaagaataaataaaataataatgataactttCCTATGGACAAGTCTTTTCTAATTAagctttgaaaaaacaaaacaaacacacacacacacatacacacagtgggCAACCACACAAGGATTTATGCAATTATGAATTAAATCCTTGCCTACAAGCTTACCAAGCTGATGGCTAATAACATTACTGCTGTTTATCTGAGGGCAATGCACAGGCAGAATGTCTCCGGTAAGAAGAAGTGTACTGACGTCCCACAGAGCTGACTGATGTGACAGAGATTCCTGAAGTATCTGGAAACTATCATCTGGCCAGACAAAATGGCCTCTAGATGTCattattgtgtgtttactgACATACAAGCTGGGTTGTTCCATTAAGCATTAAAAGATAATATAACCAATATGCTATTTAATTCCCTGTTGGTGCAATCCAGCTGTGGTAAGGCTGAATGAAATCAGTGTAAGAGCTGACCACAAACAGATTCTAATATGATGCTATCCTCTTTGTGCATGTTAAGAAAAGTCaaccaaaagcttcattttaTCCAAGAAAACTTCATGGTATAGGCCCATCTATGCAAATCTAGCAATTTGACTTGCAATTCTAGCAGCAAAAGACCTCTCGAGTTAATTTTAGTAAGAAAACAAACCATTGGATGACTTTTCTTTACAATTTGTAACATAAACAGAAATGGAAAGCATCATATTAATGTTTTATCAGCTGCTGTTTTACCCTTTGAATGAAAAATGCATGCAGTGCAGTGCATGCAAATGATCGACAGCTAAATTTTTAGGTCACCAGAAGCGACCATCAAATTAGCTGCAATGATTTAGCTGTGATACCTGACTGTTTCCCGTGGCTgagtatgttgaaaaatataATCTTCAGTGATACACGGTAAATCATAAACCTGGTACACTTAAGTGTCAGAGGTGCAATGGCAGTGGAGATTCACCTCTTGAATTTTTATGTCATACACCAATGAAACTCATCCTTCTTATACTGTATATGCTACAGTACGTACTGCTGTGAGTTTTCAGAGGTCTATGACGGTAGTTTCAAGCAGTGAAAGCTGACTTTACCTGAAAATGTTGCCATCCAGTGAGAATAACAGCATTATAGCCTTGAGCAGTCATTAGGCTGGAGTAATTCAAATCACTGGCCATGATAAGACTGATCCTGCTTACATGTGCATCCCAAACCGAGGGTGGCGTACCAAACGGGACAATCTTTTGAGAGTTACCGTTCCACCCCTACATTTTGTCCACAGTACTTTACAACAGTCCTTTCTCCATATAAAATATGTAATAAGCCGTATTGTTTTATGGGTGTTTGCAACCTATACAATGTGAGTTTCCTGTAAATATCTGTCTGGAGAAGTATTTAACACATTTAAGTTGTCTAaacctacagtatataaataataGTCTTCAGTCATTGGTTGGAGGTGAAGGTTTGGTTGATTAGGGTTGGCTGAGTTTCTCTCCTAGCCCATGTTGGAGCGAAGGAAAATGAGTTTGTTCATCTCCTCAGCGGTTACCTGCTGCCTCCTCTTCATAGCTAGGCTCTGCTcgcacacagtcacacactcatTGCGTATGCCCACAGCAGGCACAGCAAGGAGCCACATCGCCAGGCGAGCGAGCTTGGGGAACTTCTCGTTCACTGCTGTGCTCCAGTACTGGAAGAGGTCAGGTGTGCCTTGGAGGAGAGGCTCAGCCAGGTATTGAAAAATCTCTTGCCTAACTTGGCTCTGACTCTCATCATTACCAGACACAGAGCAAGATGAGGAGGTCCCCCGTGAGGTGCCGCCATTGTTTCCCGCACCCTCTACACGGCTTATTTTTGGAGTTGGTGGGCCGTCAGTGTCCCGCTCTTCACCACCTGAGCCTCCACCACCAGTCATACCTCCATCCCTGGTTTCAGCAGCCATTTCGCATGCACGGGAGATTATGTCTTCATGCTGGTAGGCTGGCACTGAACGCAGCTTGAGTTGTGGATCCAGGACCATGGCTACCTGGTGGGCTCGTTCAACCTAGAGACAAACGAACAGTTGTCAGTACTTCCTAAAACCAAATACTCCTGAGCATTCATGATATACCAAGGCTCAGGTCTGGGTTTGAGCcctgatacttttttttttgtagcaatCATACCAACTGTCAAGTTGGCATCAAATGTCTGGTAAGATCTATCACTTTGACAGCAAAATGTTAGTTTGAGAAACTTACTATATGCAATGCCAGTTCATTACCTTGAAGTTCTCCTTCAGTGCTTCTAGGAAGTAGTGGCAGAGTTTGCTAGCCGTGCCAGTTCCAGCCTCTCCAGCTTTGGATGTGAAAAACTTCTCCAAGCGTAGGTAGACCGGCAGCACCTGCTGCAACGTTGGTCTCCTCTGACTGCTCAACTCCAGAGCTGCCAGACGCAGAGGTGCCAGCAGACAAGCCAGCGTGCCCAGCAGATGCTTGTTGAGACCTTGGAGGAGTGGAGCTGTGGCCTTGCTGCGTCCAAAAGCCTCACAAATTTGTTCAAAGTGTGCATGGACCTGCAGAAGAGCTTCAGCCGTACGATCCCAGCAAGGAGGGGTGGGGCACTGTGCGGGGCTGCTCTGTGAACCTTCCTCAGTTGTGCTTGTGGATGTGTTGGTGCACGGCTCCTCACGTAGGGACAGAGTGGTGGAGGAGGCGATATCTCGGCATGTTGAGAGAAGCTCAGCCAACTCGTGAAGACCTCGAGCCTGGAGGCTCCGCTTCCCGAGAACAGCCTGGACGACTGCACCGAGAGAACACCCCGCGCATCGCAAGCATATCCTGCTCCGGCCACCGCCGCCAAGTGGTGATCCTGCAAATCCTGCCGCCCACACTCTGGGCTCTGAGACATACACGGTGCGAATGTCTGACATCACAAACTCAGACAGCACATTCTGCACCCAGTGGTGAATCTGCTCAGGCCCCTCCCTCAGCTCAGCCTCCCTCACGCCGAGCACATAGCGCTTCAGTCTCGACCCCTCCACCTGGTAGGCTGTTAGAACATAGCAAGCATCTGGACCTGATGTCTGGGAGTGGCAGGTGACAGCGATGCCGAGTGAAGCATTGGAACCTAGAGCACAcgtgactttgactttgacttggttGTACATGCGGGGCAGCTGGCGCAGTGCCAAGGCACTCATGTTGCCAAAAGCATCACGGGTGGAGTAGGCACCATGACGAGCACCTGTATCCACTAGGGTCTGTGCCAACTTCAGGAAGTCCTTGCTGTTGAGCACGTTTAGCATGCTCAGATCTGAGCACATTACCCGTAAGAGGCGCTCAGCCACCTGCTGTCGTTCCTTCTCAGGTAGTCCATTATTCTCTGCCAGAACAGACAGCAGATGGATAAATAGGAAAGTAGAGTAAACATGAGAAAGATAAttagtgtttatttgtttttcttagtTTATGTTTTTGCAGAAAACACAGTATCTTataagaaaaaaggaaatacagAATCACAGGGAATAATAAAGACATGGTAACAACACTGGAACAAACCTGGATTCATTTTACGGACCAGATtcactttaaactttaaactgcaTTTGGCATTATTTGAATCTTATTCACAAAaggaagattttctttttgcTCTAGTGCAACAGAAAACACTCAGGGATGTTGTTAAATGGTGTGCTTCTTAACCTACAGGCCACCGCAGGCTCCATAATTATTCCATTTCAACAACTTTCTAACAACACAGTGTACAAAGAGTCAAAGAGGGTACAAACCTTTTCATAGACCCCTATGTATGGTGACTCTGACAGTGTGAAATGAATTAAGTTGATTGCAGTACTTACGGCTGAGTGTGTTGTTTCTCTGGGAGATACTTTGAGGCTGGATTTGTAGTTTAACTGAGGAATGGGCCTGAGCCTGAGAGCCTCTCCACAGCGGCTCTTGAGGACCGGAGGCTGAGGAGGTTTTGGGAGAGTCCCCTTTGGTGTGGTTCTCATTGTCCGCTGTGGAGATACGGACATGGAACATTAGGCAGAAGTGGCGATGATACTGTATGGTTTTAATGGTGAAAGTGTatgtaaagaataaagaataaaatgatgacacaaaataaaacaaacaaaacagctgtcagcaaaagaaaagacaaaaacacattacttGGCCTCCAATAAGCTTTCATTAACAGACTGTGCCTTCATAATCAGCTGACCAGTAGGGTTGGGCCgatgtaaaaatgtcaaaaccGGTTTGATTGTAAGCCAAACTTCAGACCGCAATAGTATACCAGATTTTACCACTAGGTGTTGCACATAACTGAGCAGCGGCTCCTAAATACACACAATGAGATTCGGCTGTCGGCTCAACAGCAAAACCACAATGCCCTCCCATTCCCCGtttcttatttttaaatataacgGCTACATTTGCACCTTGAACAGGCTGTATTAAAGGAATTTGAGAGAGCAGTCTCGTCACCAAGTTTCTAGTAAATAAGCAAAATGTGCACCGTGTGCATCCTCCCCCCTCCCACCTCTACTGCAATTTGAACTCCTTCATGTTGTCGGCCTCAGTTCGGCAGTAAATTGCGCACAGCCTGTCAAACACTAGTGGCTCCACTAACAAAGAAACATGACATTATGTTGAGCATGTTGTCATATTCCTCATTACTGATGCAATATATGTGACGCCGTTGGCACAGGTTGCTGACGTAGGCTGCTTTTGTCATAATGACAAACGCCAGTTTGCGTAAAGTCTAATCGGTTTCAGCTCCTACAACCGGCTGGACAATCAAAACTGAAAATCGCCAACCCAACTCTAGTGACCAGGTTGATAAAAAGACCTTACACTAAATTGTTTCCTCAGTCAGTTGTCATATATGAATATCCACAAATGTTGCTGGGTGTGTCTTTAAATGAAGTCAGTCTCACAGCAGTAATTCAAAAGCAaggccaatgccaaacagcaaAAATTCATCATAAATTATCAACTAGTGTAAATATATTGGAGGACAAGCAACATGATTCATGCATAAGAGGGTAAACAAACTGCACATAAGGCATTTATCAagtaaaaataccaaacatttgGTGGTTACAGCTTCTCAGATGTAGGGTTTTGCTTGCTATCCTAGTTTTCATACCAttgtaaaattaatattttttgttgttttgactgTGAGCAACACAAAGCAATTTTGTCATGTCTGTCGATTGTGCTTGCTTGAGATTAGAATTGATCTTTATCACTGACATTTTATGTACTGAATgattaaatgaaaaagaatGCACTACTGCATATATACATGGAAACATGTATGATGCACTAAAGCTTTtgcaacaaaacatgaaaactgTATCCAGCAGCCTCAGAACCAGATCTGCAACAACCCTGATTACAACAATATGTTCCTTGGAACTTCATATGCAAATGTGTTCTCAGGAATTTAATGCCTATTCTTCAATAACAATTGAGGATTCTAGGTGATCATACAGACTTCCACATGCATTGCAGCCACTGAGGGTGTGTTcacattctgtttttgtttccctGTCCAGCTTAACATGCATTTGTAGTCGTGAACTCACCAGCGTGGGACTGCATGTGCTCCAGCAGGTTGTTGTAGAACTGGAACTGGATGCCACAGGCACCACAAGTGTAGGGTTCTAAAAAATCACAAGGCCCAGAAGAGTGTTGACTCTTTGTCGGAGGAGAAAATGAATACACTGTGCATATGTCCATCGACTAGCCTCTAATAACCCCGATCTATACTCTGGAGGTCAGTTCCACCGAGACGTGGCTCGAATCGTGATGcagtttttgtgttgctttgcaaagaCCTGCAGCAATGTTTAAAATTTGTCTGCTGGTTCGTCCTAATGGCCGGTGGATTTAAGGCGCTGGCCATGTAATCAGAATGTCCCTGGTTTGAAAAGCATTTGTTGCGTGTCAGTCCCCCTCCCTATCTCTCCATCTCTACCTTCACTTTCTGTCTAATAAAggcaacatttacaaaaaaatataataaacaaatgtttaaacataaacattttaaaatcctttTCCAACAATCCTTGTCCACCAAAAGAAAACCTTATACAGGTATGAGTCTGACTGCTTAATTATCAGTCATTACAAGACACAGCgatatctgtgcacaatgcaGATGCATATTATGGCTAGTGTTAACAATCCTGTTCAGACATTCCCTCGTGATAATGAAGCTAAATGCAGAAAATCTCTTTAATCAAAATGGATTAGAGAAACTACTAACACCAAACAACgacagattaaaaacaaaattgaagCATACCAGAAAAAAGGGTGAAATGAGAAGAAGGCAGCATGCATATTTGCTGTTCTGAGCAGGAAGGtggggttggacttactctgggTTGCAGAGAAGGTGCTGGCCACCAGAGGGCTCGGAGTTCCTGTGGACGGGAGGATAGGGAGGGAGTTAAAACTACAAACACAGTGGGCCATTCTCGACCACTCTTTTCTGTTGTTTATTCAGTCAGCCCCTTTGGTGTTTATTATTCTTTGAAATGGCAAGCATGATTTGCAAAAGCATTTACTTAACATTTCTATGCTCTGGTACCAAACACTATGAGACCTCACAGAAACTGTGATCAGTGACTGATAGTGATGTTAACTGTATACAGCCAATTTATTACAAGGACGTATTGATTGATTCCGGCACCAGGCAAAAACAAATACTTTTCTCTGAGCGAGAAAAGCACAACAAAACGGCACAGACAGGAAACTAatggaaaacaaagaagacTTTTGTACTGTAGGACAACATTGCTCACAGTAAGAAGCtttataaagaaaatatgttttcaagGCCTTTAACTACAAGCTGCTTTTTGAATCAGTGCCATGATGTGTGGCAGTGCTATGTTATGTTAGTGCGTGTTATCAGAGCCAAAGGTGATCCAACATGGTATTCAACAAGGTCTCCATTTTCATGGTCTGAGTGTGGagtagaataataataataataatcgaGCTCTTGGACTTGAGTTTTATATAGTAACAATTGATGCAAGGTAGGTCACACAAACCTCTTAACATCATCTACTCCCCCTCCATCTCAATTTTCAGCCCAGGCATCAGCGGCAAAACACTGTCTGCAGAAATACTGCTTCTATCTATACTGACACTCACATATACCTGCTTTGTAGCAGAACTGAAAATACCTTTTCACCGTTCGAGCAGAAATGACACATttccacacaaatacacacacatccacataaAATTAAGTGACTCAGTGCTCACCGCTCGAATTCTGCGAGCTGTTTGTGTCAACCAGACTAGACTGAATTGCACTTTCCAGTTTCCGCCTGAATGGACTGTCTGTAAGTGAAAACACAGGAGAAACACTGAGTGACATGTCCGTGGTAAGTAACGTGGATAATATTCTTAATTCGAGCTTTGAACCCACACAACACTTAAGTTGGAGCAAAGTCAATGGCGTGAAATTCATTAATCTGAGTTTTAGTTTGCAGCATGCAAATCAATCACGCTAACGGCCACGACAAAGGATCCAaattttcatattatatttaaatatgGTTTTAATTCCTCCTCTTCGTTCCATCTTTTTGACCCACTTCTAAGATGTGAGTGTGTGCCATGCTTTAAATAGTTCTTTATGGTGGAGTGCTTCTTAGCAGAAAgatgaagggggggggggtcatgAGCCACAAAATACAGTACCAGTGTGAAGAAAAATCATCGATTTATGACAGCTGGGAACAAGTTTTGGTGAAGAAATGGAGCCTGCAATGTTGACAAAGGACTATAtgtaatgtgttaaaataacaatcttAAACACTTTGTGATTAATTTTACtttgttaaagcaaaaaaaaaaaagtattttaattagtgtttttttttttagcttgtgaATGTTTCTGGAAATAAATATGACAGCTTTTAAAAAAACTAACATTTGGTAAGAAATCGTGGAATCTGTGTGGGctatattaaatttaatttcagtgtttttgaacatcattttaatcattttatgtgCTTGAGGCAATTAAAAAGAGTCATaacaagagaagaaaaaaaaacgtttaAGTATCATCACTTTAAGTGTGCAATTAACCATTCACTAGAGGTTAATAGTTTCCAGCAGGGTTGCCACAAATACAGTGGCAAGGTGACCCAGAACCTTACAGTACATTCAGTCTCTCAGGGTTCTCTTAAATTCTTTTTCCACTGGCTCAGCGAACATGCGTTAGCCACAGTGAGGCTCGCTTTTATGAATTCCTACCACACCCTCACAGCAGGACTGTGATATTATTGTGACGGTCCCTGCCATCAAACCCAGCTATGCCAATGTCATGGTAAACTGACTGGTTGCACGTCTGTGGTCGTGTGGGCGACCGGagtcacactgacattttaaaaagacattatTCAGCAGTGCATGCAATAGGTGTTTGGTTTCTGATCATGTTCACTAGGTTGTTCTCCCATTTTAACAACATCCATCTCTGCTCCATTTTGGCGTGACTCATTACCAACATTATCACAATTTGTCATGTTGACACCCTCGGCCAATCACAAAGCATTCAAGTTCTACAACACCAATGACAAATctaatgtacagtatatgatCTGTAAATATCATACTTGGCTCTAAATTAAAGGTAAAGGCAGGCacaactttgtgtgtgtgtgtgtgtgtgtgtgtgtgtatatatgttgAGAGTACAAATATTCAGATTATGAGGTAACAAAGCatgaaaatttgaaaatttTGCTTAGCATTATAAAGTAAATcaacaacaactgaaaaaatgtaggataaaaaaaatgcttacTTTTTATCTTACCAGCTTGGCTGTGGCCAAATTTACTCATATCCATGCTACCACATTCCTGTACCCGTGATGTCTTCAAATCAAAGGAGCCTACATCAAGACAGATTCTCAGAGTCAGTTGCAGTCCAGTGGTCCAACTTACACCGGTGACACCCATTATGACAATACTGATTGGTTTTTCTTACCAAAGATGCAAAATTAGCATTgtacacattaaaaaacaaactttgaaatgttaaaacttcTGCGGCTGCTCCTTGAAATTTGGAGATTCGAATCGTCAgtcggagacccctcagtcgactTGGGGttgttttggtccccagattttgctgaaGAGTAAGCGCTCTAGACTTTAACACTTCTCACTGGTACAGAGACCTCTGGTCGAAATGCAGCGGCACAGGCAAGGAGAAACTTTCCACCGTAAGGCTCCAAGATAActttatcttctctcttctgcttggaagtggtgaatttacagctcacagatacttaGTACAACACAGTCTTGTTACCACTTTGTTGTAGAACATAGCACACTAATCcaatactaaaaggtggagctacaAACACTACAAACACGACAATTTCGCATGACAAGGA contains these protein-coding regions:
- the znf618 gene encoding zinc finger protein 618 isoform X1 — protein: MSAQEAPNPGKEQADGGSAATDGPSPTLAPKTKSTSPPPVTVKKEPGTSETSNGKVGDANPAEICVVIGGADGGASGGGSRRAQTEGMFALGTPPPTKSTDSCIGSYVCGVCGKKYKYYNCFQTHVRAHRESDSMVADGLPQTANILSPHCRRLPIGDILIPDSFRYSCDICGKKYKYYSCFQEHRDLHAVDDPYEQVVLPVDGLKEEEPVEPYQKIGPREKALAHLRRDRGFNRRQRVSLQTQLAVFAETGSYVCEFCGKQYKYFNPYQEHVALHTPMGSFDLKTSRVQECGSMDMSKFGHSQAGKIKNSPFRRKLESAIQSSLVDTNSSQNSSGTPSPLVASTFSATQKPYTCGACGIQFQFYNNLLEHMQSHAADNENHTKGDSPKTSSASGPQEPLWRGSQAQAHSSVKLQIQPQSISQRNNTLSQNNGLPEKERQQVAERLLRVMCSDLSMLNVLNSKDFLKLAQTLVDTGARHGAYSTRDAFGNMSALALRQLPRMYNQVKVKVTCALGSNASLGIAVTCHSQTSGPDACYVLTAYQVEGSRLKRYVLGVREAELREGPEQIHHWVQNVLSEFVMSDIRTVYVSEPRVWAAGFAGSPLGGGGRSRICLRCAGCSLGAVVQAVLGKRSLQARGLHELAELLSTCRDIASSTTLSLREEPCTNTSTSTTEEGSQSSPAQCPTPPCWDRTAEALLQVHAHFEQICEAFGRSKATAPLLQGLNKHLLGTLACLLAPLRLAALELSSQRRPTLQQVLPVYLRLEKFFTSKAGEAGTGTASKLCHYFLEALKENFKVERAHQVAMVLDPQLKLRSVPAYQHEDIISRACEMAAETRDGGMTGGGGSGGEERDTDGPPTPKISRVEGAGNNGGTSRGTSSSCSVSGNDESQSQVRQEIFQYLAEPLLQGTPDLFQYWSTAVNEKFPKLARLAMWLLAVPAVGIRNECVTVCEQSLAMKRRQQVTAEEMNKLIFLRSNMG
- the znf618 gene encoding zinc finger protein 618 isoform X5, producing the protein MSAQEAPNPGKEQADGGSAATDGPSPTLAPKTKSTSPPPVTVKKEPGTSETSNGKVGDANPAEICVVIGGADGGASGGGSRRAQTEGMFALGTPPPTKSTDSCIGSYVCGVCGKKYKYYNCFQTHVRAHRESDSMVADGLPQTANILSPHCRRLPIGDILIPDSFRYSCDICGKKYKYYSCFQEHRDLHAVDDPYEQVVLPVDGLKEEEPVEPYQKIGPREKALAHLRRDRGFNRRQRVSLQTQLAVFAETGSYVCEFCGKQYKYFNPYQEHVALHTPMGSFDLKTSRVQECGSMDMSKFGHSQAGKIKNSPFRRKLESAIQSSLVDTNSSQNSSGTPSPLVASTFSATQTDNENHTKGDSPKTSSASGPQEPLWRGSQAQAHSSVKLQIQPQSISQRNNTLSQNNGLPEKERQQVAERLLRVMCSDLSMLNVLNSKDFLKLAQTLVDTGARHGAYSTRDAFGNMSALALRQLPRMYNQVKVKVTCALGSNASLGIAVTCHSQTSGPDACYVLTAYQVEGSRLKRYVLGVREAELREGPEQIHHWVQNVLSEFVMSDIRTVYVSEPRVWAAGFAGSPLGGGGRSRICLRCAGCSLGAVVQAVLGKRSLQARGLHELAELLSTCRDIASSTTLSLREEPCTNTSTSTTEEGSQSSPAQCPTPPCWDRTAEALLQVHAHFEQICEAFGRSKATAPLLQGLNKHLLGTLACLLAPLRLAALELSSQRRPTLQQVLPVYLRLEKFFTSKAGEAGTGTASKLCHYFLEALKENFKVERAHQVAMVLDPQLKLRSVPAYQHEDIISRACEMAAETRDGGMTGGGGSGGEERDTDGPPTPKISRVEGAGNNGGTSRGTSSSCSVSGNDESQSQVRQEIFQYLAEPLLQGTPDLFQYWSTAVNEKFPKLARLAMWLLAVPAVGIRNECVTVCEQSLAMKRRQQVTAEEMNKLIFLRSNMG
- the znf618 gene encoding zinc finger protein 618 isoform X2; amino-acid sequence: MSAQEAPNPGKEQADGGSAATDGPSPTLAPKTKSTSPPPVTVKKEPGTSETSNGKVGDANPAEICVVIGGADGGASGGGSRRAQTEGMFALGTPPPTKSTDSCIGSYVCGVCGKKYKYYNCFQTHVRAHRESDSMVADGLPQTANILSPHCRRLPIGDILIPDSFRYSCDICGKKYKYYSCFQEHRDLHAVDDPYEQVVLPVDGLKEEEPVEPYQKIGPREKALAHLRRDRGFNRRQRVSLQTQLAVFAETGSYVCEFCGKQYKYFNPYQEHVALHTPMGSFDLKTSRVQECGSMDMSKFGHSQADSPFRRKLESAIQSSLVDTNSSQNSSGTPSPLVASTFSATQKPYTCGACGIQFQFYNNLLEHMQSHAADNENHTKGDSPKTSSASGPQEPLWRGSQAQAHSSVKLQIQPQSISQRNNTLSQNNGLPEKERQQVAERLLRVMCSDLSMLNVLNSKDFLKLAQTLVDTGARHGAYSTRDAFGNMSALALRQLPRMYNQVKVKVTCALGSNASLGIAVTCHSQTSGPDACYVLTAYQVEGSRLKRYVLGVREAELREGPEQIHHWVQNVLSEFVMSDIRTVYVSEPRVWAAGFAGSPLGGGGRSRICLRCAGCSLGAVVQAVLGKRSLQARGLHELAELLSTCRDIASSTTLSLREEPCTNTSTSTTEEGSQSSPAQCPTPPCWDRTAEALLQVHAHFEQICEAFGRSKATAPLLQGLNKHLLGTLACLLAPLRLAALELSSQRRPTLQQVLPVYLRLEKFFTSKAGEAGTGTASKLCHYFLEALKENFKVERAHQVAMVLDPQLKLRSVPAYQHEDIISRACEMAAETRDGGMTGGGGSGGEERDTDGPPTPKISRVEGAGNNGGTSRGTSSSCSVSGNDESQSQVRQEIFQYLAEPLLQGTPDLFQYWSTAVNEKFPKLARLAMWLLAVPAVGIRNECVTVCEQSLAMKRRQQVTAEEMNKLIFLRSNMG
- the znf618 gene encoding zinc finger protein 618 isoform X6; the encoded protein is MSAQEAPNPGKEQADGGSAATDGPSPTLAPKTKSTSPPPVTVKKEPGTSETSNGKVGDANPAEICVVIGGADGGASGGGSRRAQTEGMFALGTPPPTKSTDSCIGSYVCGVCGKKYKYYNCFQTHVRAHRESDSMVADGLPQTANILSPHCRRLPIGDILIPDSFRYSCDICGKKYKYYSCFQEHRDLHAVDDPYEQVVLPVDGLKEEEPVEPYQKIGPREKALAHLRRDRGFNRRQRVSLQTQLAVFAETGSYVCEFCGKQYKYFNPYQEHVALHTPMGSFDLKTSRVQECGSMDMSKFGHSQAGKIKRTPSPLVASTFSATQKPYTCGACGIQFQFYNNLLEHMQSHAADNENHTKGDSPKTSSASGPQEPLWRGSQAQAHSSVKLQIQPQSISQRNNTLSQNNGLPEKERQQVAERLLRVMCSDLSMLNVLNSKDFLKLAQTLVDTGARHGAYSTRDAFGNMSALALRQLPRMYNQVKVKVTCALGSNASLGIAVTCHSQTSGPDACYVLTAYQVEGSRLKRYVLGVREAELREGPEQIHHWVQNVLSEFVMSDIRTVYVSEPRVWAAGFAGSPLGGGGRSRICLRCAGCSLGAVVQAVLGKRSLQARGLHELAELLSTCRDIASSTTLSLREEPCTNTSTSTTEEGSQSSPAQCPTPPCWDRTAEALLQVHAHFEQICEAFGRSKATAPLLQGLNKHLLGTLACLLAPLRLAALELSSQRRPTLQQVLPVYLRLEKFFTSKAGEAGTGTASKLCHYFLEALKENFKVERAHQVAMVLDPQLKLRSVPAYQHEDIISRACEMAAETRDGGMTGGGGSGGEERDTDGPPTPKISRVEGAGNNGGTSRGTSSSCSVSGNDESQSQVRQEIFQYLAEPLLQGTPDLFQYWSTAVNEKFPKLARLAMWLLAVPAVGIRNECVTVCEQSLAMKRRQQVTAEEMNKLIFLRSNMG
- the znf618 gene encoding zinc finger protein 618 isoform X12, whose protein sequence is MSAQEAPNPGKEQADGGSAATDGPSPTLAPKTKSTSPPPVTVKKEPGTSETSNGKVGDANPAEICVVIGGADGGASGGGSRRAQTEGMFALGTPPPTKSTDSCIGSYVCGVCGKKYKYYNCFQTHVRAHRESDSMVADGLPQTANILSPHCRRLPIGDILIPDSFRYSCDICGKKYKYYSCFQEHRDLHAVDDPYEQVVLPVDGLKEEEPVEPYQKIGPREKALAHLRRDRGFNRRQRVSLQTQLAVFAETGSYVCEFCGKQYKYFNPYQEHVALHTPMGSFDLKTSRVQECGSMDMSKFGHSQAGKIKRTPSPLVASTFSATQTDNENHTKGDSPKTSSASGPQEPLWRGSQAQAHSSVKLQIQPQSISQRNNTLSQNNGLPEKERQQVAERLLRVMCSDLSMLNVLNSKDFLKLAQTLVDTGARHGAYSTRDAFGNMSALALRQLPRMYNQVKVKVTCALGSNASLGIAVTCHSQTSGPDACYVLTAYQVEGSRLKRYVLGVREAELREGPEQIHHWVQNVLSEFVMSDIRTVYVSEPRVWAAGFAGSPLGGGGRSRICLRCAGCSLGAVVQAVLGKRSLQARGLHELAELLSTCRDIASSTTLSLREEPCTNTSTSTTEEGSQSSPAQCPTPPCWDRTAEALLQVHAHFEQICEAFGRSKATAPLLQGLNKHLLGTLACLLAPLRLAALELSSQRRPTLQQVLPVYLRLEKFFTSKAGEAGTGTASKLCHYFLEALKENFKVERAHQVAMVLDPQLKLRSVPAYQHEDIISRACEMAAETRDGGMTGGGGSGGEERDTDGPPTPKISRVEGAGNNGGTSRGTSSSCSVSGNDESQSQVRQEIFQYLAEPLLQGTPDLFQYWSTAVNEKFPKLARLAMWLLAVPAVGIRNECVTVCEQSLAMKRRQQVTAEEMNKLIFLRSNMG